A single genomic interval of Tsukamurella paurometabola harbors:
- the hemA gene encoding 5-aminolevulinate synthase: MSSSLLETQDRYESVARGRLDRLRAVGEYRTFANINRRAGAFPAAAVGADGSGDPDVVVWCSNDYLAMAQHPEVIAAAQAALAEYGVGAGGSRNIGGTNRETIALESVLGEWFGKERALVFPTGYGSNDATIEALSLVYPELEIFSDELNHASIIAGVRRNRNARHVFRHNDIGHLREQLRAADPRVPKLVVFESVYSMDGDVAPIAEILAVAKEHGALTFLDEVHAIGMYGPQGRGIAASLGLLDQIDVVQGTLAKSIGVIGGFIAGRDWLIDAIRSFAPGFIFTTALPPATCVAARRSVEIVRGADDLRADLQAKTELLRQRFRAHGITVMPGSTTHILPVRVGDALLCTRAARKLFDEYRIYVQPINPPTVPAGTSRFRINATPAHTYDHIEHLATALGTVLRDVGIG; encoded by the coding sequence GTGTCCTCTTCCCTGCTCGAGACCCAGGATCGCTACGAGTCCGTCGCCCGCGGCAGGCTCGACCGGCTCCGCGCCGTCGGCGAGTACCGGACGTTCGCGAACATCAATCGCCGTGCGGGCGCCTTCCCCGCCGCCGCGGTCGGCGCCGACGGGTCGGGCGATCCCGACGTGGTGGTCTGGTGCAGCAACGACTACCTCGCGATGGCGCAGCACCCGGAGGTCATCGCGGCTGCCCAGGCCGCGCTCGCCGAGTACGGCGTGGGCGCCGGCGGGTCCCGGAACATCGGCGGCACCAACCGCGAGACCATCGCGCTGGAGTCCGTGCTGGGCGAGTGGTTCGGCAAGGAGCGCGCGCTGGTGTTCCCCACCGGCTACGGCTCGAACGACGCCACCATCGAGGCGCTCAGCCTGGTCTACCCGGAGCTGGAGATCTTCAGTGACGAGCTCAACCACGCCTCGATCATCGCCGGGGTGCGGCGCAATCGGAACGCGCGGCACGTCTTCCGCCACAACGATATCGGGCATCTGCGCGAGCAGCTCCGTGCCGCCGACCCGCGCGTGCCGAAGCTGGTGGTCTTCGAGTCCGTCTACTCCATGGACGGCGACGTCGCGCCGATCGCCGAGATCCTCGCCGTCGCGAAGGAGCACGGCGCCCTCACCTTCCTCGACGAGGTGCACGCGATCGGGATGTACGGGCCGCAGGGCCGCGGCATCGCCGCCTCGCTGGGCCTGCTCGACCAGATCGACGTCGTGCAGGGCACGCTCGCCAAATCGATCGGCGTCATCGGCGGCTTCATCGCGGGCCGGGACTGGCTGATCGACGCGATCCGGTCCTTCGCCCCGGGGTTCATCTTCACCACGGCGCTCCCGCCCGCGACGTGCGTCGCCGCGCGGCGCAGCGTCGAGATCGTGCGCGGCGCCGACGACCTGCGGGCCGATCTGCAGGCGAAGACCGAGCTGCTGCGGCAGCGGTTCCGGGCGCACGGGATCACGGTGATGCCCGGCTCGACCACGCACATCCTGCCGGTGCGGGTCGGAGACGCGCTCCTGTGCACCCGTGCCGCGCGGAAGCTGTTCGACGAGTACCGGATCTACGTCCAGCCGATCAACCCACCGACCGTGCCCGCCGGGACCAGTCGCTTCCGGATCAACGCCACGCCGGCGCACACCTACGATCACATCGAGCACCTCGCGACCGCGCTCGGAACAGTCCTCCGCGACGTGGGGATCGGATGA